TGACAACGCCGCAACGTCTTCAGCAATGCGACCCGGACGACTGGCACCGGGAATCACCGCCGCCACGGCCGGGTGTGCCAGGGAAAACTGCAGCGCCGCGGCTTTCACACTCACGCCAAATGCCTGGGCAATCGCCTTGATCTGCTCGACCTTGCTGATGATCGCAGGCTTGGCGGGCTGGTATTCAAAGTGTGCGCCGCCGGCGAGGATGCCAGAGCTGTACGGGCCGCCGACCACAATTTCAACCTGCTGGGCCAGGGCGGCGTCCATCAGGCGTTGCAGTGCGCGCTCGTGGTCCAGCAGCGTATAGCGGCCGGCGAGGAGGAACCCGTCGGGCTGCGCCTCAGTCAGGTCCAAGGTCAGTTCACACGGCTCGACGCGATTGACGCCCAGGCCCCAGGCCTTTATCACACCCTCCTCGCGCAAGCGGGTCAGCACTTTGAAGGCGCCGGTGCGGGCCTGGTTGAAGTAGTCCAGCCACTGGTCGCCGTAAAAATCCTGGGCGATATCGTGAATCCACACGATGTCGAGGCGATCGGTTTGCAGGCGCTTGAGGCTGTCGTCAATGGAGCGCAGGGTGGCATCGGCGCTGTAGTCATTGAGGATTTTATTCGGGCGGCCGTGTTCGAACACACCGCTTTTTTCGCCAAGGTCGCGGGCGCCGGTTTCGACTTCATCCAGAATCACCCGGCCGACCTTGGTGCTGAGCACGTAGTCATCACGGTTGTAGTTGGACAGGGCCTGGCCCAAGCGGATTTCCGACAGGCCCGAGCCGTAGAACGGCGCGGTGTCGAAGTAACGGACGCCGTGGTTCCAGGCGGCTTCGACGGTGGCCTGGGCTTCGTCTTCAGGGATGGCGCGGAACATATTCCCCAAGGGTGCGGTGCCAAAGCCCAGTACGCCGGGGAGTTTGTCTTTCAAGCTCATGGTGAGATCCTCAATCGGTTGGTTGTGACCGTTGAGCAGATGCTAGATTGCGTTAGTCAGACCGTCCAAGACATACTGCGACCAACTTGAGTCCTTGCAGGTCTTACATGATCGATCTACGCCAACTGCGCTACTTCGAAGTGGTCGCCGAAGAGGAACACGTCGGCCGCGCCGCCGAGCGCTTGCACATCTCCCAATCGCCCCTGAGCCGGCAGATCGCCCAGCTGGAGGAACGCCTGGGCCTGACCCTGTTCGAACGCAGCCAGCAGCGCATCCGCCTGACCCGCGACGGCCAGACCTTCCTGGCTGAAACCAAGGCGCTGCTGACCCATGCCAACCGTCTGGAATCGCTGGGCAAGCGCCTGGGCCGTGGGGAAGAAGGCGGCCTGTGCATCGGCTATATCGAAAATGCCATGCACGCAGGCCTTCTACCCAACGCCCTGCGCATACTGCGCGACGATCGGCCCACCGTGCACATCAAGCTGTATAACCTGCCCTCCCTCGAACAGTTGGAGGGCCTGCGCCAACGCAGTCTGGACATCGCCCTGGTAAGCGAGCCCCCCGCCGACGACGATCCAGATCTGAGCGCCTTGCAGGTGCTCGACGACCCGATGCTGCTGGCCCTGCCCGAACAACATCCGCTGGCCCGGCAACGCGAACTGCTGCCCGAACACCTGGCCGACCAACAATGGATCGGCGTGCAGCGCAAAGCCGGCGCCAACCCCGCCGATGATTTCGTCGCCGCCTGCATTCGTGCCGGTTTCACCCCACAGATTCCCATGGAAGCCGGCGAACCCTTTACCGCACTGGGCCTGGTGGCGTCAGGGCTCGGGGTAGCGATGGTGCAGAAGGGCCTGAACCGCAACGCCCCGCCCGGCGTGGTGTTGCGCGAGTTGCCGTGGCTGACCTACACCACACCGCTGTGGGCGGCCTGGCACCGCGTCAATTTGCGCCCGCTGGTGGAGACGTTTCGCAAGGTGCTGACTGAACCTGAGGCCAGTTAACAAGGCGCCACAGTACAGCGATTGCCTGCGCCCTTTGTGTGATCAAAGCACCTCGCGCAACCGATACCACAACATCCCCAACGCCAGCAGCGGCGAGCGTAGCGCCTTGCCGCCCAGGAAGGTCATGTGCGGCACCTGGCTGAAAATATCCAGGCCGCGACTTGCACCCGCGTGAATCGCTTCGGCCAACAGCCGTGCGCACCAGTGGGTCACGTTGAGGCCATGGCCAGAATAGCCCTGGGCATAGAACACATTGGGGTATTGCTTGAGCCGTCCGACCTGGGGAAAGCGGTTGGCGGTGATGCCAATCTTGCCGCCCCACTGGAACTCGATGGCGGTGTCGGCCAGTTGCGGGAACACCTTGAGCATTTTCGGGCGCATGTAGGCGGCGATGTCCTGGGGATCGCGCCCCGAGTAATGGCAGGCACCGCCAAACAGCAGGCGCCGGTCGGCGGACAGCCGGTAGTAATCCAGCCCGACTTTCTGGTCGCACAGCGCCAGATTCTGCGGAATCAATTGCTCGGCCACCGTTTTCGGCAACGGCTCGGTGGCGATGATGTAGCTGCCCGCCGGCAGCACCTTGCCGCCCAGGCGAGGCTCCAGGTCTTC
This genomic stretch from Pseudomonas synxantha BG33R harbors:
- a CDS encoding aldo/keto reductase, whose product is MSLKDKLPGVLGFGTAPLGNMFRAIPEDEAQATVEAAWNHGVRYFDTAPFYGSGLSEIRLGQALSNYNRDDYVLSTKVGRVILDEVETGARDLGEKSGVFEHGRPNKILNDYSADATLRSIDDSLKRLQTDRLDIVWIHDIAQDFYGDQWLDYFNQARTGAFKVLTRLREEGVIKAWGLGVNRVEPCELTLDLTEAQPDGFLLAGRYTLLDHERALQRLMDAALAQQVEIVVGGPYSSGILAGGAHFEYQPAKPAIISKVEQIKAIAQAFGVSVKAAALQFSLAHPAVAAVIPGASRPGRIAEDVAALSEQIPAAFWQALREARLISDRAPLPL
- a CDS encoding LysR substrate-binding domain-containing protein, with protein sequence MIDLRQLRYFEVVAEEEHVGRAAERLHISQSPLSRQIAQLEERLGLTLFERSQQRIRLTRDGQTFLAETKALLTHANRLESLGKRLGRGEEGGLCIGYIENAMHAGLLPNALRILRDDRPTVHIKLYNLPSLEQLEGLRQRSLDIALVSEPPADDDPDLSALQVLDDPMLLALPEQHPLARQRELLPEHLADQQWIGVQRKAGANPADDFVAACIRAGFTPQIPMEAGEPFTALGLVASGLGVAMVQKGLNRNAPPGVVLRELPWLTYTTPLWAAWHRVNLRPLVETFRKVLTEPEAS